The Panicum hallii strain FIL2 chromosome 9, PHallii_v3.1, whole genome shotgun sequence genome has a window encoding:
- the LOC112877013 gene encoding xyloglucan galactosyltransferase KATAMARI1 homolog, protein MLKLHSNRFPKPFTTRRSRLAVGMEKAGGAHGGKRWLPRLLLLAAMSWLLMVYFHLAVFRTPPVSAPHASLVAVPSDGEDGQRFRLRQQEQLKKIGSASVGALPAAVAERRPRGRGGDDASCRGRYVYIHDLPPRFNADILGNCHNWYPWHNMCGYLENGGLGEPVDNTDGVFADQGWYATDHFGLDIIFHSRIKLYDCLTDDSSRAAAVFVPFYAGFDIVQHLWGVNSTAREKDALSLDLVDWLTRRPEWRAMGGRDHFFLSGRTAYDHQRQTDSDSEWGNKLLHLPAVQNMTVLFVEKLPWTSFDFAIPYPTYFHPGKDAQIVEWQQRMRAMKRQWLFSFAGGGRNDPYSIRHHLIRQCGSSSFCKLVQCRKNERNCLIPSTFMRVFQGTRFCLQPTGDTMTRRSAFDAIMAGCVPVFFHPDSAYTQYRWHLPEAHETYSVLIPEADVRAGNVSIEETLRRIPPDVAERMTETVIGLIPRLVYADPRSRLETLRDAVDVTVDAIIERVNKLREEMGGGRGHLQQQQQTGGGAQQS, encoded by the coding sequence ATGCTTAAGCTACACTCTAATAGGTTCCCGAAGCCATTCACGACACGGCGTAGCAGATTAGCGGTAGGCATGGAGAAGGCCGGCGGCGCCCACGGCGGCAAGCGGTGGCTGCCGCGCCTCCTCCTGCTCGCCGCCATGTCGTGGCTCCTCATGGTCTACTTCCACCTCGCCGTGTTCCGCACCCCGCCGGTGAGCGCGCCGCACGCGTCTCTCGTCGCCGTCCCGTCGGACGGCGAGGACGGGCAGCGTTTCCGCCTCCGGCagcaggagcagctcaagaagATCGGGTCAGCCAGCGTCGGTGCGCtcccggcggcggtggcggagcggcgcccgcgcggccgaggcggcgacgACGCCTCCTGCCGCGGGCGGTACGTGTACATCCACGACCTGCCGCCGCGGTTCAACGCGGACATCCTCGGCAACTGCCACAACTGGTACCCGTGGCACAACATGTGCGGGTACCTCGAGAACGGCGGCCTCGGCGAGCCGGTGGACAACACGGACGGCGTGTTCGCCGACCAGGGGTGGTACGCCACGGACCACTTCGGCCTCGACATCATCTTCCACAGCCGCATCAAGCTGTACGACTGCCTCACCGACGactcctcccgcgccgccgccgtcttcgtgCCGTTCTACGCTGGCTTCGACATCGTGCAGCACCTGTGGGGCGTCAACTCCACGGCCAGGGAGAAGGACGCCCTGTCGCTCGACCTCGTGGACTGGCTCACGCGCCGGCCCGAGTGGCGCGCCATGGGCGGTCGCGACCACTTCTTCCTGTCCGGGAGGACGGCGTACGACCACCAGAGGCAGACGGATAGCGACTCGGAGTGGGGGAACAAGCTCCTCCACCTGCCGGCCGTGCAGAACATGACGGTGCTCTTCGTCGAGAAGCTCCCATGGACGAGCTTCGACTTCGCCATACCGTACCCGACCTACTTCCACCCCGGCAAGGACGCCCAGATCGTCGAGTGGCAACAGCGGATGCGTGCCATGAAGCGCCAGTGGCTCTTTTccttcgccggcggcgggcggaaCGACCCCTACTCGATCCGGCACCACCTCATCAGGCAGTGCGGCTCCTCGAGCTTCTGCAAGCTGGTCCAGTGCCGGAAGAACGAGCGCAACTGCCTCATCCCGAGCACCTTCATGCGCGTGTTCCAGGGCACGCGCTTCTGCCTGCAGCCGACGGGGGACACGATGACGCGGCGGTCGGCATTCGACGCCATCATGGCCGGCTGCGTGCCGGTGTTCTTCCACCCGGACTCCGCGTACACGCAGTACAGGTGGCACCTCCCCGAGGCGCACGAGACGTACTCGGTGCTCATCCCGGAGGCCGACGTGCGCGCCGGCAACGTCAGCATCGAGGAGACGCTCCGGCGGATCCCGCCGGACGTCGCGGAGCGGATGACGGAGACGGTGATCGGGCTGATACCGAGGCTGGTGTACGCGGACCCGAGGTCGAGGCTGGAGACGCTCAGGGACGCCGTGGACGTGACGGTGGACGCGATCATCGAGAGGGTCAACAAGCTAAGGGAGGAGATGGGCGGCGGCCGAGGGcacctgcagcagcagcagcaaaccGGCGGAGGTGCCCAGCAAAGTTAG
- the LOC112872610 gene encoding xyloglucan galactosyltransferase KATAMARI1 homolog, which produces MRRRPVLPSHHDDMEKGGGKPASSRLCFLATLCAMFWVLIFYFHFAVVSNEPDASAAQAGEVRIARARLQLPEPDGAARRDLPLAPPARASEPPPPVARSKEEVVEEEKPAAGARQEEAPTKVAASYPFERALKTAENKSDPCGGRYIYVHELPPRFNEDMLRDCEKLSVWTNMCRFMSNDGLGPPLSDEEGVFSSTGWYGTNQFSVDVIFGNRMKQYECLTKDSSIAAAVFVPFYAGFDIARYLWGYNISTRDAASLDLVDWLMNKPEWNVMGGRDHFLVAGRITWDFRRLTEEESDWGSKLLFLPAAKNMSMLVVESSPWNSNDFGIPYPTYFHPAKDADVFLWQDRMRSLERPWLFSFAGAPRPGDPMSIRGQLIDQCRSSSVCKLLECDLGESKCHSPSTIMKMFQSSLFCLQPQGDSYTRRSAFDSMLAGCIPVFFHPGSAYVQYTWHLPKNYTRYSVFIPEADIRTRNASIEERLKSIHPDVVKNMREEVINLIPRVIYADPRSKLETLKDAFDVSIEAIIKKVTKLRRDIIEGREDKDFIEENSWKYSLLEDGQRTIGPHEWDPFFSKPKEKGRDPSSSSAEAAKNSWKSEQRGQN; this is translated from the coding sequence ATGAGGCGGCGGCCGGTCCTGCCGTCCCACCACGACGACATGGAGAAGGGCGGCGGGAAGCCGGCGTCGTCGCGCCTCTGCTTCCTCGCCACGCTCTGCGCCATGTTCTGGGTCCTCATCTTCTACTTCCACTTCGCCGTCGTCTCCAACGAGCCCGACGCCTCAGCGGCGCAGGCCGGCGAGGTGCGCATTGCCCGCGCCCGCCTACAGCTCCCTGAACCTgacggcgccgcccgccgcgacctgcccctcgcgccgcccgcccgtgcgtcggagccgccgcctcctgtCGCGCGCTCcaaggaggaggtggtggaggaggaaaagcccgccgccggagcccgcCAGGAGGAGGCGCCGACCAAGGTGGCGGCGTCGTACCCGTTCGAGCGGGCGCTCAAGACGGCGGAGAACAAGAGCGACCCGTGCGGCGGCCGGTACATCTACGTGCACGAGCTGCCGCCGCGGTTCAACGAGGACATGCTCCGGGACTGCGAGAAGCTCAGCGTGTGGACCAACATGTGCAGGTTCATGAGCAACGATGGGCTTGGCCCGCCGTTGAGCGACGAGGAGGGTGTCTTCTCCAGCACCGGGTGGTATGGCACCAACCAATTCTCCGTGGATGTTATTTTCGGCAACAGGATGAAGCAGTACGAGTGCCTGACCAAGGACTCGTCCATTGCCGCAGCGGTCTTTGTGCCATTCTATGCTGGGTTTGATATTGCAAGATATCTCTGGGGTTATAATATCTCGACGAGGGACGCCGCATCGCTTGATTTGGTGGATTGGTTGATGAACAAGCCTGAGTGGAATGTGATGGGCGGGCGTGACCATTTCTTAGTTGCAGGGAGGATCACTTGGGATTTCAGAAGGTTGACGGAGGAAGAGTCGGATTGGGGAAGCAAGCTGCTCTTCTTGCCGGCTGCAAAGAACATGTCGATGCTTGTGGTGGAGTCAAGCCCATGGAATTCCAATGATTTTGGAATACCATATCCTACATACTTCCACCCTGCAAAGGATGCTGATGTTTTCCTCTGGCAAGATAGAATGAGGAGCTTGGAGCGCCCATGGCTCTTCTCGTTTGCAGGTGCTCCACGTCCTGGTGATCCAATGTCCATCAGAGGGCAACTCATAGATCAATGCAGGAGCTCAAGTGTTTGTAAGTTGTTGGAGTGTGACCTTGGGGAGAGCAAGTGCCACTCCCCGAGCACAATCATGAAAATGTTTCAGAGTTCTTTGTTCTGCTTGCAGCCTCAGGGTGACTCCTACACAAGAAGATCTGCCTTTGACTCCATGTTGGCTGGCTGCATACCTGTTTTCTTCCATCCTGGTTCAGCTTACGTCCAATATACATGGCATCTTCCAAAGAACTATACAAGGTACTCTGTCTTCATCCCTGAAGCTGACATCCGTACAAGAAATGCCAGCATCGAGGAGAGGCTAAAAAGTATTCATCCAGATGTGGTCAAGAACATGAGAGAAGAGGTCATCAATCTAATACCAAGGGTGATATATGCTGATCCAAGATCGAAACTGGAAACCTTGAAAGATGCATTTGATGTTTCCATAGAGGCAATCATTAAGAAAGTGACAAAGTTGAGAAGAGATATCATTGAAGGCCGAGAAGATAAAGATTTTATCGAAGAGAATAGCTGGAAGTATAGTCTGTTAGAAGATGGACAGCGGACAATTGGACCTCACGAATGGGATCCATTCTTCTCGAAACCCAAAGAAAAAGGTAGAGATCCTAGTAGCTCATCTGCTGAAGCTGCCAAGAATTCTTGGAAAAGTGAACAAAGAGGACAGAATTAA